GCTGCGCTTACTCTCGGCGGTCGACATGGATGATGTACGCAACCTAGATCTCGATGTCTGCAATGACAGGCAGATGGTCTGAATAGGCCCTCGCCTCTGCGTCGGTCCAGACTTTCCCGATCCGGCTGTCGGACGTTGCGTAGATGCGGTCGAGCCGCATCAGCGGCAAGCGCGACGGGAAAGTTCGAAGCCGCGTACGGTTTGGACAGACCTGCGCCAGCACCCGCCGCACCGATCTGACCCAGAACCAGTCGTTGAAGTCGCCGAGGACGACGGTCCTTGCCGGCCTCACTAGGCTCACCAGAGCCCCGGCTTGCGCATAGCGTTCGTGGATGCTCAGGCCGAGATGCGTGGCCACCACGCGCACGTCGCCGGCAGGCGTCAGCAAATCCGTGGCAATCGCTCTGCGCGGCTCCCGCTCGCGATACGACACGTCGACGATCTCGGGCACGCCGGAGAATGGAAAGCGGCTCAGCAGCATCTGACCGTAATCGCCGTCCTCGGTGACGATCGACTTGGCGTGCACCCGGTGATCGCCGACGACGCTCGCCAGCTTCGCAAACGGATCGTCTGTCCGCGATCGCGAATCCACCTCCTGGAGCGCGACGACATCGGGGGTCCATTTGCGCAGGATGGAGCAGACACCTTCCAGATCGAACTTCGGATTGAGATTGAACGTGCCATGCACGTTCCACGTCATGAAGCGCACCGACGCCATCAGCGTCTCCCGGCAAGCCAGGTCGCCACGAACTGTGCGCCCGCGCAGATCCCGAGCCAGCCCAGGAACGCCAGGACGAGCAGCACCATGTTGGTCCAGGACGCATTCCTGGCGAGATCCGCGATCTGGGCGCCTAGAACGGCCATGGCGAGAATCCCTGGCGTCATGCCCAGCAACGTGCCAACCATGAAGTCACGCAGGGGCAACGTGCTCGCGCCGGCCACGACGTTCACCACCGAGAACGGTGCTATCGGAATCATCCGGATGACGACGACGGCCAGAATGCCCTTGCCGACCACACGTTCCTGGATGCGCGCGGCACGTCGCCCCAGCAAGCGCTGAAGGCGCTCTCGGCCGAGCACCCGTCCGATCGCAAA
The nucleotide sequence above comes from Bradyrhizobium sp. NDS-1. Encoded proteins:
- a CDS encoding endonuclease/exonuclease/phosphatase family protein, which translates into the protein MASVRFMTWNVHGTFNLNPKFDLEGVCSILRKWTPDVVALQEVDSRSRTDDPFAKLASVVGDHRVHAKSIVTEDGDYGQMLLSRFPFSGVPEIVDVSYREREPRRAIATDLLTPAGDVRVVATHLGLSIHERYAQAGALVSLVRPARTVVLGDFNDWFWVRSVRRVLAQVCPNRTRLRTFPSRLPLMRLDRIYATSDSRIGKVWTDAEARAYSDHLPVIADIEI